The proteins below are encoded in one region of Panulirus ornatus isolate Po-2019 chromosome 31, ASM3632096v1, whole genome shotgun sequence:
- the LOC139758794 gene encoding UDP-glucosyltransferase 2-like, whose amino-acid sequence MNLVVWITTLLAAVTEGSRVLMVLPLGSPSHKNILTPLAESLGRRGHQVTVASLHAGPTNVSRSYTDLVASEAWQTVQKVTGGFDVFKMREASSGKDVNSQVMKKVLRNLPEYCDAFLRDPGVQSAWVTKPDLILLPAFMNECGLALVLKHKAPFIYVTTSGLTPWTADLLGNPENPAYIPNQYLSYGDHMTLWERTVNTLVRFISPYLRSHLVLNRLDGVVQRFLRDPTVSLSDVEKNVSMVFVNSHYSLGHPRPLMPNVVEVGAMHCRAPRPLQDPQLRHFLDSSPVPVVLFSLGSTIRSEQLPSSVRRSLVRAFARLPYRVLWKWEGVAIPDLPPNVMTHSWLPQQDVLGHERVRAFLTHGGLLSLQEAVYHNVPVVGLPLMSDQHLNVRQAVTLGLGKELTLETLTEEAVYDAITSVIKEEGYGRRVAERSRLLRDQETSPLDRAVYWSEHVLRYDGAPHLRSRAASMPLHQYLLLDVAAVLTAAAVVVMLLLWWALKAATRALLRTFRKVSSSLLTAARTHSKLQ is encoded by the exons ATGAATTTAGTGGTTTGGATAACTACGCTTTTGGCAGCGGTGACTGAAGGGTCCCGTGTCCTGATGGTACTGCCGCTGGGTTCTCCTTCCCATAAGAACATCCTGACGCCTCTGGCTGAGTCCTTGGGTCGCCGTGGCCACCAGGTGACCGTGGCATCGCTACACGCAGGACCCACTAATGTCTCGCGCTCCTACACCGACCTGGTCGCCAGCGAGGCTTGGCAGACCGTCCAGAAAGTGACGGGCGGTTTCGACGTGTTCAAGATGCGTGAGGCGAGCTCCGGCAAAGACGTCAACTCTCAGGTGATGAAGAAAGTTCTCCGTAACTTACCGGAATACTGCGACGCCTTCTTGCGTGACCCAGGCGTGCAGAGCGCTTGGGTGACCAAGCCTGACCTTATTCTCCTGCCGGCCTTCATGAACGAGTGCGGTCTGGCACTGGTCCTCAAGCACAAGGCTCCCTTCATCTACGTGACCACGTCTGGTCTGACCCCATGGACTGCAGACCTGCTGGGCAACCCTGAGAACCCGGCCTACATACCCAACCAGTATCTCAGCTACGGCGACCACATGACGCTCTGGGAGAGAACCGTCAACACCCTCGTCCG GTTCATCAGTCCTTACCTGCGAAGTCACCTGGTCCTGAACCGGTTGGACGGTGTGGTGCAGAGGTTCCTGCGTGATCCGACGGTGTCACTGTCCGATGTGGAGAAGAACGTGTCGATGGTGTTCGTCAACTCCCACTACTCTCTGGGCCACCCGCGCCCTCTCATGCCTAACGTAGTGGAAGTGGGTGCCATGCACTGCCGTGCGCCACGCCCCCTGCAGGACCCGCAGCTGCGTCACTTCCTGGACTCGTCTCCCGTGCCTGTGGTCCTCTTCAGTCTCGGCTCGACCATCCGCAGCGAACAGCTGCCGTCGTCCGTGCGTAGGTCTCTGGTCAGAGCTTTTGCTCGTCTACCTTACCGGGTGTTGTGGAAGTGGGAGGGCGTCGCCATCCCTGACCTGCCGCCCAACGTTATGACCCACTCCTGGCTCCCTCAGCAAGACGTCCTTGGCCACGAGCGTGTGCGCGCTTTCCTGACGCATGGCGGACTGCTGTCGCTGCAGGAGGCCGTGTACCACAACGTGCCTGTGGTAGGACTGCCGCTCATGAGTGACCAGCACCTGAACGTGCGCCAGGCGGTAACTCTTGGGCTAGGTAAAGAGTTGACGTTGGAGACCCTTACAGAGGAGGCCGTATATGACGCCATCACAAGTGTTATAAAGGAAGAGGGCTACGGCAGGAGGGTGGCTGAACGCTCCAGACTCCTGCGCGACCAGGAGACGTCACCTTTGGACCGCGCCGTGTACTGGAGCGAACATGTTCTGCGGTACGACGGCGCTCCGCACTTGCGGTCACGTGCGGCAAGCATGCCCCTCCACCAGTACCTCTTGCTGGACGTGGCTGCCGTCCTGACGGCGgccgctgtggtggtgatgttgcttCTGTGGTGGGCGTTGAAGGCGGCCACGCGAGCCCTCCTACGGACCTTCAGGAAGGTCTCCTCATCGCTCCTCACAGCTGCACGAACACACTCCAAGCTGCAGTGA